The Anaeromyxobacter sp. Fw109-5 genomic interval GGCCGAGGATCGTGGCGCCGGCGTATATCACGACGTCGTCCTCGACGATCGGGTGCCGATCGATCCCCTTGATCGGGTTCCCCTTCTCGTCGAGGGGGAAGCTCTTCGCGCCGAGGGTCACGCCCTGGTACACGCGGACGCGGTCGCCGATCCGCGACGTCTCGCCGATCACCACCCCCGTCCCGTGGTCGATGAAGAAGCGCTCGCCGATGGCCGCGCCGGGGTGGATGTCGATCCCGGTGATCGTGTGCGCGTGCTCGGTGATGATGCGCGGGATGAGCGGGACGCCGAGCACGTGCAGCTCGTGGGCGATGCGCTGGTTCGTGATCGCGAACATCCCCGGGTAGGCGAAGATCGCCTCGTCGCGCGTCTTCAGGGCGGGATCGCCCTCGTACGCCGCCTCCACGTCGGAGGCCACGAGGCGCCGGATCTCCGGGACCCGGCCGAGGAACGCGCGGGTCACCGCGCGCGCCGTGTCGGCGCAGTGATCGCAGGTCTCGACGTCGTGCCGGTCGTTGAAGGCCACGCCACGCCGGACCTGCTCCTCGAGGGCCCGCAGCGCCCGCGCCAGCGTCGCGCCCACGAAGTAGTGCAGGCTCTCGTCGTGCACGTCGCTCGTCCCGAAGTAGCCCGGGAAGAGCACGGCCCGCAGGTCCTCGACGATCCCGATCACCGCCTCGCGCGAGGGGAGCGTCACCTTGCCGCCGGGCGGGAACGCCGCGTTCAGCGTCGCCTCGCGGCAGAGGGAGTCCACCACCGGGGCGAGCGCCACGGTGTCGACCGCCGGCGCCCTCGCTTGTCTCGAATCGCTCACTTCGCCTCCTCGAACAACCACGTGGAGAGGTACCGCTCCCCCGTGTCCGGGAGGACGGTGACGATGAGCTTACCCTCGTTCTCGGGCCGGCGGGCGATCTCGCGGGCCGCCCACACCGCCGCGCCGCACGAGATGCCCGCGAGGATCCCCTCCTCCTTGCAGAGGCGGCGCGCCATCTCGCCCGCGTCCTCGTTCTTCACCGTCACCACCTCGTCGAGGAGCTTGGTGTCGAGCACCTTCGGGACGAAGCCGGGACCCCAGCCCTGGATCTTGTGCGGCCCCGGCTTCCCGCCCGAGATCACGGGCGAGTCCGCGGGCTCGGCGGCGACGATCCGCAGCGACGGCTTGCGGGGCTTCATCACCTGCGCGCAGCCGGTGACGGTCCCCCCGGTCCCCGTGCCGCAGACGAGGATGTCCACCTTGCCGTCCGTGTCCTTCCAGATCTCCTCCGCGGTCGTGCGCCGGTGGATGTCCGGGTTGGCGGGGTTGTCGAACTGCTGGAGGATGAGGTAGCGGGGATCCTTGGCGGCCATCTCCTCGGCGCGCTTGATCGCGCCCTTCATCCCCTCGGATCCCGGCGTGAGCACGAGCTCGGCGCCGAAGACGGCGAGCAGCTTCCGCCGCTCGACGCTCATGGTCTCCGGCATGGTCAGGACGAGCTTGTAGCCCTTGGCCGCCGCGGCGAAGGCGAGGCCGATCCCGGTGTTGCCGCTCGTCGGCTCGAGGAGGATCGTGTCGGGCTTGAGCTTCCCGTCGCGCTCGGCCGCCTCGATCATCGAGACGCCGATCCGGTCCTTCACGCTGCCCGCGGGGTTCCACATCTCGAGCTTGGCCGCGACGGTGGCCTTGGCGCCGTCGAGGACGCGGTTGAGCCGCACGAGCGGCGTGTTGCCGATGAGCTTCGTGATGTCTTCGGCGATGCGCATGAGACCTCCGGGAAACGGGACCGAACCCGCCCTGCATAAGGGGCCCCGGCCCGGCTGGCAACGAGCGCCCGCCCGGGGCGCTGGGGGTCACTCGACGGGCGCCGGTCCTTCCGCGTCCTCGTCCTCCGCTGCCAGCGCGGCGTCGATGTCCTCCTCGCTGACCGCCTCGGCGACCGCAGCGGTCTCGATCGGCGGAGCGGCCGCGGCGGACGGCGGGCCCACGACCG includes:
- the cysK gene encoding cysteine synthase A translates to MRIAEDITKLIGNTPLVRLNRVLDGAKATVAAKLEMWNPAGSVKDRIGVSMIEAAERDGKLKPDTILLEPTSGNTGIGLAFAAAAKGYKLVLTMPETMSVERRKLLAVFGAELVLTPGSEGMKGAIKRAEEMAAKDPRYLILQQFDNPANPDIHRRTTAEEIWKDTDGKVDILVCGTGTGGTVTGCAQVMKPRKPSLRIVAAEPADSPVISGGKPGPHKIQGWGPGFVPKVLDTKLLDEVVTVKNEDAGEMARRLCKEEGILAGISCGAAVWAAREIARRPENEGKLIVTVLPDTGERYLSTWLFEEAK
- the epsC gene encoding serine O-acetyltransferase EpsC, whose product is MSDSRQARAPAVDTVALAPVVDSLCREATLNAAFPPGGKVTLPSREAVIGIVEDLRAVLFPGYFGTSDVHDESLHYFVGATLARALRALEEQVRRGVAFNDRHDVETCDHCADTARAVTRAFLGRVPEIRRLVASDVEAAYEGDPALKTRDEAIFAYPGMFAITNQRIAHELHVLGVPLIPRIITEHAHTITGIDIHPGAAIGERFFIDHGTGVVIGETSRIGDRVRVYQGVTLGAKSFPLDEKGNPIKGIDRHPIVEDDVVIYAGATILGRVVIGKGSSIGGNVWLTTGVPPGSRITQAEVREQRYSHGGGI